One window from the genome of Sphaerotilus microaerophilus encodes:
- the parA gene encoding ParA family partition ATPase yields the protein MTARIITVANQKGGSGKTTLAMTLAGALAGRGNRVLVVDADSQGTATQWAGAAAETAPFPATVIGLANAKGRLHQLVKPLVNDYDYVVIDCPPSVEEQASQSALLVSDVCLIPLQPTPADLWATVGAIELVEKARMVNPGLRAFGVPNRVTSTNLGKQVLDVMRENDVEFLDGKLGNRTSFQEATIRGSVPSKMGAAHRAAAAEVEAVVTELLFRLGAD from the coding sequence ATGACGGCACGAATCATTACCGTTGCGAATCAAAAAGGCGGGTCCGGCAAAACGACGCTCGCGATGACTCTTGCGGGCGCGCTAGCCGGGCGCGGCAACAGAGTCCTGGTCGTTGATGCCGACTCACAGGGAACCGCCACACAGTGGGCCGGCGCCGCAGCAGAGACTGCACCGTTCCCAGCGACCGTCATCGGGCTTGCCAACGCGAAGGGCCGACTGCATCAACTGGTCAAACCGCTGGTGAATGACTACGACTACGTCGTCATCGACTGCCCGCCTTCCGTCGAAGAGCAGGCGTCCCAGAGCGCCCTTCTTGTGTCCGATGTATGCCTCATCCCGCTGCAACCAACACCGGCTGACCTCTGGGCAACGGTCGGCGCCATCGAGCTTGTCGAGAAAGCCCGCATGGTCAACCCTGGCCTGCGGGCCTTCGGCGTGCCAAACCGCGTCACATCGACGAACCTGGGAAAACAGGTATTGGATGTGATGAGAGAGAACGACGTTGAGTTCCTCGACGGAAAGCTGGGAAACCGCACAAGTTTTCAGGAGGCCACCATCCGAGGCAGTGTTCCATCCAAGATGGGCGCTGCCCACAGGGCCGCTGCTGCAGAGGTCGAAGCGGTGGTAACCGAACTTCTTTTCCGACTCGGGGCGGATTGA
- a CDS encoding IS110 family transposase — protein MDLTPMHKRVIALDVHQAKITACAVVEHDDGRVEVTKRDFGAFRRDRRALAQWSLEIRPEVVVMESTGVYWKSPFAALEAVGIIAWVVNARHVKAVPGRKTDMADAQWLATLARAGLLRASFIPPVDLRQLRLVARQRQKLVGMCSAEKNRLHKVLVDAGMRINVVVSDIHGASARAMVKALIAGQAMYEVLDQKGRLRASRDELFEALSTEQFSAAHRFVAQEIMQHIEHIETRIARMDQYLLDGLRAWQPQLKLLQTLPGIDIQGAAMLLVEIGADMGVFGSAERLASWVGICPGNNESAGKRKTGRIRKGNAWVRRLLCEFAQAAARTRCALKAKFDALAIRKGHKKSIVALAHKMLRTVYAMLANGTHYQDKEVDYEALNVQRNAPRWLKMLRKHGFIATPTAT, from the coding sequence ATGGATCTGACCCCGATGCACAAACGCGTGATCGCGCTGGACGTACACCAGGCCAAGATCACCGCCTGTGCGGTGGTCGAGCATGACGATGGCCGAGTGGAGGTCACCAAGCGCGACTTCGGAGCCTTCAGACGCGACCGCCGTGCCTTGGCGCAATGGTCGCTGGAGATTCGGCCCGAGGTGGTGGTGATGGAGAGCACGGGGGTGTACTGGAAGAGCCCGTTTGCGGCGCTGGAGGCGGTGGGCATCATCGCGTGGGTGGTCAACGCGCGCCATGTCAAAGCTGTGCCCGGGCGCAAGACCGACATGGCCGATGCGCAGTGGCTGGCCACGCTGGCGCGTGCGGGCCTGTTGCGCGCCTCGTTCATTCCACCGGTGGACTTGCGCCAGCTTCGTCTGGTGGCGCGTCAGCGGCAGAAGCTCGTGGGCATGTGCAGCGCCGAGAAGAACCGGCTGCACAAGGTGCTGGTAGATGCGGGCATGCGCATCAACGTGGTGGTCAGCGACATCCACGGTGCCAGTGCACGCGCCATGGTCAAGGCGCTCATTGCGGGCCAAGCCATGTACGAGGTGCTGGATCAAAAGGGGCGCCTTCGGGCCAGCCGGGACGAGTTGTTCGAGGCCCTGAGCACCGAGCAGTTCAGCGCCGCGCACCGCTTCGTGGCCCAGGAGATCATGCAGCACATCGAGCACATCGAGACCCGCATCGCCCGCATGGACCAATACCTGCTGGACGGACTGCGCGCCTGGCAGCCGCAGCTCAAGCTGCTGCAGACCTTGCCGGGTATCGACATCCAGGGCGCGGCGATGCTGCTGGTGGAGATCGGCGCGGACATGGGCGTCTTCGGCAGTGCCGAGCGGCTGGCCAGCTGGGTGGGCATCTGCCCGGGCAACAACGAGAGCGCGGGCAAGCGCAAGACCGGGCGCATCCGCAAGGGCAACGCCTGGGTCAGAAGGCTGCTGTGCGAGTTCGCCCAGGCTGCAGCGCGTACCCGCTGCGCGCTCAAGGCCAAGTTCGACGCGCTGGCCATTCGCAAGGGACACAAGAAGTCCATCGTGGCGCTGGCCCACAAGATGCTGCGTACCGTCTACGCCATGTTGGCCAACGGCACCCACTACCAAGACAAGGAGGTCGACTACGAGGCCCTGAACGTCCAGCGCAACGCCCCGCGCTGGCTCAAAATGCTGCGCAAGCACGGCTTCATCGCCACCCCCACCGCCACCTGA
- a CDS encoding type II toxin-antitoxin system CcdA family antitoxin, giving the protein MTEARTLPNALPRPDNPTRPAAESVNAQQPNGSARAAALDVLSTDVVASTAGVGPTSSEGERWLAENQRALVSSDEIVSRGGLPLARYRAF; this is encoded by the coding sequence ATGACCGAGGCCCGCACCTTGCCAAACGCTCTGCCCCGCCCCGACAACCCGACTCGCCCAGCAGCCGAAAGCGTCAACGCGCAACAGCCGAACGGTTCTGCGCGCGCGGCGGCTCTGGACGTGTTGTCAACAGATGTGGTTGCGAGTACCGCCGGTGTCGGGCCGACTAGCAGCGAAGGTGAGCGTTGGTTGGCCGAGAACCAAAGGGCCCTGGTGAGCTCGGATGAGATCGTGTCCAGGGGGGGACTGCCGCTGGCGCGTTACCGCGCCTTCTGA